Part of the Triticum urartu cultivar G1812 chromosome 2, Tu2.1, whole genome shotgun sequence genome, CGAGCCTATAATTAGGACATCCTTACTTTAGTCATGCGAAAAGAAAAACGATTGATACGCGATTACTTGAGTCATTAACTAAAAATAGATACTACGATGAATCAACCAAGAGTAAAATAACCCTAAGAAAACCAAGAATAATATAACCGCAAATGAAGGGACAAATATTTGGCAGCAAAGACAAGAGACCAAAAGCCAAGGAAAAAGCCCAAGGGCAAAAAGCCATGGGAGCGGCGAACCAGCTCGCCACACCGGGCACATCCGACGGCCACCCTCAAACTCATGCGCATCTCCCTCGCTCTTGTCCCGTACTGTACGTGTATAATCAGTCCAGCTCAGCAccccactctctctctctctctctccctctcccccacCGACTGCTGGGCCCCAGCCACACAGCACATGTCCCACACTACGCGGTCGCTACACACTCCCACCTCCCAACCACCCCGCCGTCCGATGGGCCCCGCGTTGAAATGGACCCCGACGTCAGCTTCTCCGTGCCGTGCGATCAAAAATGGCCGTAGCGCAGCTGGTCCGTTGGTTATTATTACCACCCCGCGCCGTCCGcctcgccccgccccgccccgcccggTGGTGACTTGTCTGGTGTGTCGTCTTCCCCGCGGCAAGCCAAGCCAAGCCAGCGATCGGCCGCCTGGTCCAATCCTCAGCCCGCTTTCACCGctccctcctccaccgcctcTCTGTCCTTGCCCTCTTCTCCCGCTGCAACCACCTCTCCCAACCCTAGCTCCTCTCCTCCCCTTCGGGGCGGCCACGGCTTTCGGAGCCGGAGCCGCAACTCCTGCCCATGGCGCAGATCGAGCCCGTAAGTGTTTCTCCGAGCTCCCGCTTCCGCTTCCTTTTGCACTGTCAATTTTGGCGGTAAATCAACCGTCTCGGCTCGGGGTTGGGTTGAGCTTGCTTGTTAACCGAGTGTCACCCGCTGCCGCTGGTTGTAACTGGAAACGCGTGTCAGCCGTTTTTGTTTATGGTTCTATGGACAGCCGAGGGAGCTGCGCGAGAGAATCAACTGTGCGCTCTGCTGTTGGTTGGCTTCCTACCAGTATTTGGTAATGGTAGGGATAAGAAGAGCAGGGAGAACCAACTGCTGTTAGACTTCCGTGCATTTTTACCGCAACTGGTTTTTTTGGTGTGGGCTGGACTGGAGTAGATACAATTTTTGCTGTTTGCTGCCCATTGTAATGGTCGGCCGTTAAGTGAGAAGCGAATTGTACATCACAATGAGGCAATACTGTGCCCCGCTTGCACATTTTTCTACTACTGCCAAAGCGTAAACATCATCCTAGAACTAATTGTTTGTAATTTTTCTTTAAAATAAATGCTGCAGGTGTTTGACCAAGGAATGGATCCATTTCTTGCTAGGCTGACCATACCAGCAGCCAACACTAGCCAATCCCGATgcacacctcacaatggtttgtCCTTGCTCAATCGGCCTTCTCTCGACACACCCTCGTCTTTGGAAGGTTCACCAGTGCCACCACCGCCATCCTTGTTCTCCTGCAATTGCAGCTGTGATATCGGAAGCAACTTTGAGGCGTTTGCAACTGTAATGTCGCGGCTACACCAACACCTTCTGGATGCAGATGTAGAGATCAACTACACAGACTACTTAGATTTGATGAAACTGGAAGTCGATCAACAGCTTAATAGGCTCAAGGAGGATATGATGCTCTTGAGAAGCCAGAACTTTGTTCATGACAGTGATGCAGATGTTTCATGCCCTGTGATATGCCATCATGGAAAGCCAATAGTAGAGATAGATGAGGTGTTCAATGACCTTAAGCTACTCTTGATACTGGTGTTCCGGCAAATTAAGGACATGTTGAGCCTGTTCAACGCTTCAATTCACGATCTTCAGTGGGAGCATGACTTGCAATTAGAGGTCACCGGCATTATGATTGGAGACTGTATCAGAACTCTTGAGGATGAGCTAGAGAGGAGGTTTTTTGAACAAAGTTCCATTGTTAACAATCTAAGGGAGAACCGGAAGGAAACTGTGGTTCAGTGCGGTGCAATCCGTCAAGAGTTGATGTCTATTTCGGATATGCTGTTACCTTCAGAAGATGAATCACATAGTCCCCGCAGTAAGCATGAAAATCTGGGTAACAGGAGTAACAGATGGAAATACAATCTCTTAAGAAAGAAAACAGGGGAGGAACACTCTGCATCTTCCAGTGTGGAAACCAAGAAGTCTGCAACACAGAGATCTGTAAGTCCCAGAGAAGTAATTTCTGAAAAATCCGACTTTCGGCATCTCAAGGGTTCAACTGGGGAAGAAATCATAAACTACTTCAGATCTGAGATTAGTAAATTAAAGAGGTTGCATGAATTGTACTTACAAGATAAAACGGAAGAGCTGTTCAAATTCAAACGAGAGAAGGCGTCATTAGATCTTAAGCATGATCTAGAATTTGAGCATCTAAGAAAGAAAGTTCCTGACATCATTTCAAGGGTTGACACAATCATTGCTAGTACCATAAAGGCACCTACAGTTTGCAGCACTAGCGAGGCACTTGAGGAAAATTGCAGATTGGATAATAAAATTGATTCATTGTACCTTGAAAACCAGCACCTTAGAGGTTTGCTTGCAGAAAAGATGAATGATATTAAGGAATTATCGTGCCAGATATCTGATGCCAGGAGGGAAATATCACTTCGATTGTCACTTGAAGAACAAATTATGAGACAAGTCGGCATCATTAAAGGAGACTATGAGGATCTCTATGTTGAAAGCACTATTAGAGATGAAGTATACCGAACTGTGACAAGAAATTTTGTTGATGACTGTAGGACCAGCATGGAAGATGCCTCACGGAATTCTCAAGCAGAAGTGTCCTCACTTGAAGCTAAACTCTCAGAAAGGGAGAAGGCATTGCGTTTAGCTAATGAAGAAAATCAGAAGCTAACAGAAAAGTTGTTGTTACTAGAAAAGGAACACTTCATTGAAAATAATCATGAAAATCCAGAGCTAACCAAGCAAGAGAGTGATGAAATGATACTTCGTGATATCGAGATGGAGCCTCATGTATCAGCAAGATCATACGAGAGTTGTGAGCAGAGTATGGAGGATAAGGAGCTCGTCAAACTGAGCCAGACTACAGAGATTGCCTCAACTACCTTACATGAAGTTGAAACaaaaaagttggaatacaatgGGTTTCTAGGCAAAAATGAGCACATAATACAACTAGATTTCATTATGGTATCTATTATGGATTTATCAAAAGAATTTGTGGAGATTGAACATAAAATTTCAGGAGACATCAAAGGAAATGAGAAAAGGTACGTGCATCTATCTTCTGAATATAATCCATATTGTTGATTCTCACACAAATTGATACGAGTATTGCTGAATTCAGATCagatgatctgagggatcaatGCAACCATGTGGTTCAACAGGCAATAGTACTAACAAAGAAGGGCCTCTCATATAAGCAAATGCTAGACCGAAGACGGTCCGAGCTTCGAAAAGCTGAAGCTGAGGTATTTCTTTTCTGGTCATATCTGATGTTGGTTTTTAAACAAGGGACCAATCCTTTCCAATTGATCTTATGTTGAGAGGTATCTAATCCATAAGGGCATTTCTTATCCCCGCAAAAAAGGGCACTTCTTATTTATGGCTATAATCAAGTAGACAGTGAATTATCCTGATTGAAAGGCTGCGTGATACAGGCGAAGACGCTTTAGTGGGTGTTTGGTTGGGCTTAACTTTGGTTTTTGGAGTTTGGCTTATAAGCCAAAAAAGAACCTAGTTTTGTGCTTTTGGCTTATAAGCCTAAGTTAAGCCTATCCAAACACTTAGTGCAAGCTATGCTCATCCATTTGTCAGATAAACCACTTTTTTTATTAGCTGCATCAAGTGAATTTAATCTTTTCGGAGCTACGTTCCTGATTTTGATTCATCTATTGTTATTTTCAATTATTTTAGCATCGGAGGGTAAAACTAGTAGATGGTTACATAATCATGTTCCTGTGTTATAGAGGGTATGCAATTATTTGGCAAATAAGAACATTTTTCATTGTCAGCATGCAAGTGAGTCTGCTGATATCTTTAAATTTTGATTGGGATACATTTTATGTTCTTTGTTTGAGTATGCTTCTGCTTGACTGCAGTAACACATGTATACTCAATTCATATTATAACCTCTTTAAGTGTTTGCCCATTCGATTCAGGTTGACATTTTGGAAAACAAGGTTACTGCACTCCTAAGTATTGCGCAAAAGATATATGTGACTCTCGAGCATTATTCTCCCGTCTTTCAGCAGTATCCTGGGGTATGTGGGTCATGTGGCCAATTCTAACTTACTCATCTACCCTGGTCTGTACACACTTAAATTTCTAATCCTTGAGCTGTTTCTTTGAATGTAATCACTTGCTTTGGATACCTAATGTGATTGAATTTTGCACCTCCTGTGGCACCTGCATGTTTGTGCCTGTTATATGTGAAAGTTCCAAGTAATTGGTTTCTGTGCTTCGATATATATCTGTGCATTATGATGATAGATCAATAGTATTTAATAGTTAGAAGAATACTTGTTCTGTGCATCAATGATGCAGATGCTGGAGATAATATATCTTCcattttctaaaaaaaaaagATGGGAAGAGTCTTACTCATACTTAATGCCTTTTGTGCAGTTACTGGGTGCTTTCTTGAAGACATGCAAGCTTGTTGCAG contains:
- the LOC125537424 gene encoding WPP domain-associated protein-like isoform X2, whose protein sequence is MAQIEPVFDQGMDPFLARLTIPAANTSQSRCTPHNGLSLLNRPSLDTPSSLEGSPVPPPPSLFSCNCSCDIGSNFEAFATVMSRLHQHLLDADVEINYTDYLDLMKLEVDQQLNRLKEDMMLLRSQNFVHDSDADVSCPVICHHGKPIVEIDEVFNDLKLLLILVFRQIKDMLSLFNASIHDLQWEHDLQLEVTGIMIGDCIRTLEDELERRFFEQSSIVNNLRENRKETVVQCGAIRQELMSISDMLLPSEDESHSPRSKHENLGNRSNRWKYNLLRKKTGEEHSASSSVETKKSATQRSVSPREVISEKSDFRHLKGSTGEEIINYFRSEISKLKRLHELYLQDKTEELFKFKREKASLDLKHDLEFEHLRKKVPDIISRVDTIIASTIKAPTVCSTSEALEENCRLDNKIDSLYLENQHLRGLLAEKMNDIKELSCQISDARREISLRLSLEEQIMRQVGIIKGDYEDLYVESTIRDEVYRTVTRNFVDDCRTSMEDASRNSQAEVSSLEAKLSEREKALRLANEENQKLTEKLLLLEKEHFIENNHENPELTKQESDEMILRDIEMEPHVSARSYESCEQSMEDKELVKLSQTTEIASTTLHEVETKKLEYNGFLGKNEHIIQLDFIMVSIMDLSKEFVEIEHKISGDIKGNEKR
- the LOC125537424 gene encoding WPP domain-associated protein-like isoform X1, which translates into the protein MAQIEPVFDQGMDPFLARLTIPAANTSQSRCTPHNGLSLLNRPSLDTPSSLEGSPVPPPPSLFSCNCSCDIGSNFEAFATVMSRLHQHLLDADVEINYTDYLDLMKLEVDQQLNRLKEDMMLLRSQNFVHDSDADVSCPVICHHGKPIVEIDEVFNDLKLLLILVFRQIKDMLSLFNASIHDLQWEHDLQLEVTGIMIGDCIRTLEDELERRFFEQSSIVNNLRENRKETVVQCGAIRQELMSISDMLLPSEDESHSPRSKHENLGNRSNRWKYNLLRKKTGEEHSASSSVETKKSATQRSVSPREVISEKSDFRHLKGSTGEEIINYFRSEISKLKRLHELYLQDKTEELFKFKREKASLDLKHDLEFEHLRKKVPDIISRVDTIIASTIKAPTVCSTSEALEENCRLDNKIDSLYLENQHLRGLLAEKMNDIKELSCQISDARREISLRLSLEEQIMRQVGIIKGDYEDLYVESTIRDEVYRTVTRNFVDDCRTSMEDASRNSQAEVSSLEAKLSEREKALRLANEENQKLTEKLLLLEKEHFIENNHENPELTKQESDEMILRDIEMEPHVSARSYESCEQSMEDKELVKLSQTTEIASTTLHEVETKKLEYNGFLGKNEHIIQLDFIMVSIMDLSKEFVEIEHKISGDIKGNEKRSDDLRDQCNHVVQQAIVLTKKGLSYKQMLDRRRSELRKAEAEVDILENKVTALLSIAQKIYVTLEHYSPVFQQYPGLLGAFLKTCKLVAGLRNKQKDDLQDTT